Below is a genomic region from Castanea sativa cultivar Marrone di Chiusa Pesio chromosome 2, ASM4071231v1.
GAGGCTTTATCACCATTTGTATCCTTTACTACCACATTAAGAATTTTATCCTCCCCAAATAGTTTATCTAACCAACAAGCATCCTCAACAGTGATAGAAGAAAAATGTAACTAATCTAGAAAATGTCACCTATAAGCATCCTCTTTGAATAAATTTGCGTAGAACTAAACAATATGCTCCTTAATAGTATCATGGTTAGCAATGAGTACCTCATCAATAAGCATATGACTGATAGTATCGCTCTAACGATGTGAATTTGCTACCAAGTGAAAGAATTTAGAGTTCTTGACATCTTGTCCCCTTCTTGCAACCATAGGGCTCTTGATTTTTGCCTCTAACTAATCTCCTacataagaatattttttttttcaagctcaACCCGCATCTGAACCTGTTTTTGCATCTCCTCATCACTAAGATGCCTAATTTCCTCCATAGAACCCAATTCATTGAGTTCAATGGTCAATTGATTCTGTTTAAAAATCACATTGTCAAATTCATCCTCATTCCATTTCGTTAATCCTCTTTCAAGGCTTCCAATTTGTTGAATAAGATAAAATTTGGAGTACGTACCTTGGAATTGATAAGAGTTCCACCATGCCTTGACCCTTTCCTTAAATCCTTCTACCTTTAACAACgtatataatttcaaatttgaaaggtCTTCTACCCCTCTGATTGCTACCACATTCCAATAGGAGTAACACTTCTCTCAATCAAGCTTGAACAAAAATCTATCAATTTTAGACATGGAGACTAACTCATGAGCATTTGACCAAGTGGAGCTGCCTCATTGTAACGGAATGTCTATCAATCCATGagtagaaataaaatagaaaaaattatgaattgcTGAAGTAAAGGAATCAGCCGCTACCCATTATGTAGGAAATCAAATTACATTGAAGTCCCCATCTACACACCAAAGCCCATCCCACCGACCAATAAGACTCAATAATTATGTCTACAACTTATTCCTTTTGCCATCAACCTTTCTCCCATAAATTCAATTGAATGCCTATTCAAATTGATCCGACACATTCTTAAATTTGCAAGAAACATGATAATTGCCCACTACCTCATCCACCTTCTCATCCACCCTCCAATCTTACATTAATAAAACCTCCCCCATGTCCTAATGGTTTGTTAGGATTGATGGAAAAAGACGAAGTAAAGTAAAGTTGAGCGACAATTAGTTTATTGTCTGGAAATTCTATTTTAATCTTCTCCATTCCCCTCCCTCTTCAATCCAATCAGGCCATAGCAGACCGCAAATATAACCAATCAATGTGATGACAACCTTATAAACTTCTTATTACTGGTCATGAAATATAAATCTAATTTTGTCTTCCATCATTTTAAAACCCTGAAATTTCACAACAGAATTTTCAAACTCATTGAGATAACAACACCACCCTCTCCCTAATATTACCTCTTTGCTTGAGAGCCTTAGCCTCATAATTAATGGAACTAAATCAatcctttcaagtttcaactcatGATTAATGGgcttcaattgtttttttttgggggtaataTTGGAGTGGGCCTGAGCATCATCTGAAGTGGATGGGCCATTTTTATTCAACTCATCAGATAGCCCAGCCCATTTAATATCTCAAAGCCGTCACCATCTGCTTTCCCTTCCTCCGACAACGCTGTTTTCTCGCCTACAATTGAGAGAGACATTGCGTAGGTTTTGTCTTAAAGTCAAAGATAGATAAAAATGGCATTAAGGGTTTCAAGGAAAATATATAGAGAAATTTTGAACAAAAGGGTATTCTCAACTCCTCTTTTAACTGCTAGACATTGCTCTTCTTCTGCACAAACAGCTCCAAACATACCTCACTCTGCTAAGAAagtatgctctctctctctctcttctgtatctgtttggttgctgaggaGGTAATGGAAACTTAGTTCACTGCTGCAAGATCATTGTTTTGTGTTCCCAGCTAAATGCAGCCTTTGTTTGTTTTCTGGGAaagaaagttgaaaattttaatgtcTTTTATTTGTATTGCTTTGGCATcttaaacaaaaaggaaaaaaaaaaggccaaatttctgttttaaattatatacaTTGTTCTGTCATAATGTCTAATATATCAATGTCCTGTTCTTTATGAATTAAGAATGCCACTGAATCCATAAACCCAATATTTGTGCTTATGAGGTTGGCTGTTAAGTTATAGATTCATGAGTTGGTGGAAACTTCGTTGATTGCTCATTCAATGTTTCATTTTCCTTAGGAAGAAATTGCATTATCTTAGGTTGACTCTATTCTCTATAGTCATTTGGAGGAGATTCAATTTCCCAACATTTTCTTTCTGGGTGACTatgttttcaggaaaaaaaaagtggaatgGTCTTTTGAATTTTGAGGGTTGCTtttgtgtgtctgtgtgtgtgtatatatattcaatttctCCATAAGTGGAAATGTCTTGCTTTAGTAGCATATGTTTCAGATTTATCCAATACTATCATGTACCTTTTTAGTTCTGAGAGTAGCTGCTATCACTTAAGTCTTCACAATAATTGCTCTAGCAGCCTTGCTCCCTCCTCCATATACTTCTTTATCTTAATAATCCCCTGATCTCCTTGTCTAGTTTATTTTTCTGGCAGAGAGTTTATTATCTTGTTTGAAGCTTTGACAAATTTTGATCGAACCAGTTTTTTTAAGTCACTGATAAATTCTCTTGCTTATACAAAAGGGTTGGaaatgtgtaattttttctttcacaatCACCTTGAAAAGGATTGAAATTTATATGACTGGAACTGCATTGTTATGTATAACACAAGCATTTCTTTAAAATGTAGTTTCTTAGTTACtcccctccctccctccctttTCTTATTGATTTCGAGCAACCTACTCCACATTGTTAAACAGTTTGCAtacaaatttgaagttttatAGGTTGAGcaagaaatttgtttttaaatttatttatttattttttataacatccACATATAATATGTCAAAAGTAAAATAGAATCAAGTTTTTCATCTTAAGCACGTGCCCATTTTTAAACAAATGGGATAATTTGAATTGCATGGGTATTGTAAGTctcatgttttgttttgttttttatttatttttatataatatatataattttccattGGATCActgttattttagttttataactGGATGACATTTTTGTCTGATTCTGAAGTGTAGCCTCTGATTATTTGAATTGTAGGGAAGGATATTGACAGGAGCCACAATTGGCTTAGTTGTAGCTGGAGGAGCTTATGTGAGTACTGTGGATGAAGCAACTTTCTGGTACTTCATTCAGATCTCTGAATGATACTTTTGCTTAGTTCACATTTAAACTTTGCTCtgttcctcaattttttttttttttggataattgtTTCTATaagtgggggaggggggggggggggggtttaatGCTAGTTCTCCATGGAGACCAGACAATGCCACTGAGCTATAAGGATCTTGGCTTTAGTAGCATTTATATGTTTAAGCAGACCAACTCTTGGTTATcatttgaatgaaaattaaCTGAACACATTTTCTGTCTTTTTAATGTTCTTCAAAAAGAAACCTTATTTGCCAGTGTCTAGGTTTGAATATGACCTTTTCTTACTCTTACGTAGATCTACATTTTGatctttctttatattttggGAAAGCTTGTTGATACTTCTTGTGTATGAGTTTTCTCCTattctaatataatataattatgaCCTATATAAAAGAAAACAGTTCATTTAATGGCTGAATTTTGTAGTTAACTTGAATTTTAAACATTAGTAACTTAATCTGTTCATTTTTGGTGATTAAATTTTAGCAGTGGTtgatttatcattttattttattttatttttttatttgcagTGGTTTGCTATTCTCAGCAACGAAACTTCTAAATCCTTTCTTTGCCCTTTTAGACCCGGAGGTTGCTCACAGACTAGCTGTCTCAGCAGCAGCTCGTGGTTGGATTCCAAGGGAGAAGAGGCCTGATCCATCAAATATAGGGCTAGAAGTTTGGGGAAGGAAGTTCTCCAACCCCATAGGTCTTGCTGCTGGCTTTGATAAGAATGCTGAGGCTTTTGATGGGTTGCTGGGTTTAGGCTTTGGCTTTGTAGAGGTCGGCTCTGTAACCCCTGTTCCGCAAGAGGGTAATCCAAAGCCTCGTATCTTTAGATTGCCGGAAGGGTAAGAATGTGCATCTTAACTtattttctcaaattctgaTTGCATATCTTGTTTTGTAGACTTCATTGTTTGAATTGATACTTtgttttggtgtgtgtgtgtgtggggggggggggggaggggggagggcgTTCTTATTGAGTCAAAATGATCATGCATTTTTGGAAAGTTGGTGAAGGTGGAACTGTAAAAATTTTGGATTTCTGTAGCTTAAACTTTTAGTTCTTCTCTGATTTATTTGCCTCCACACTGCTTGATTTGTGACCAGTGCTATCATCAATCGGTGTGGCTTCAATGGTGAAGGAATTGTTGCTGTTGCAAAGCGGTTGGGTGCCCAGCATGCTAAGAGGAAGTTGGATGAAACTTCAAGAAATTCATCTTCCCCCACTGATGAAGCAAAACATAGAGGAAAAGCTGGACCTGGCATTCTTGGGGTCAATCTTGGAAAGAATAAGACAAGTGAAGATGCTGCTGCAGATTATGTACAAGGGGTTCATACATTGTCCCAGTATGCTGACTACttggtaaaaatgattttctAATTTATTGCGGTTGATCTATTTCTTTGTTCTATGatagatttttaatatttttaattgtacagAATATATAATGgagttctttatatttttgtgtcAACATAGGTACTTACTGCATTTGATGGAAAAAAAGGGAACTTACTGCATCTTGCTGTGTTCAAGTGGCTACATGCTTTCACTCTATCTGACAATTACATCTTGATTGATAGGGGTaaaatgtgtataataaattcattaaaagaACACATAGGTGCCTTGGGGGGGGGTgagggggggggtgggggatgGGTTGCCTAGATGCAGggtatttttgataaatttatcaTTAAGTTCGTTTACAGGTTGGCTTCATCTTTTCTTATCTGTCATCATATGCCTGTGTTGTATGAAATTacgtcctttttctttttggaggaGCCTGATCTTTGAAGTATTCAATATCGAGTTTTAAGAGGATTATTTTATCATAAATCATGTTGGGAGCATCTATGATGTTTATACTCGATTACTTTTCTAGGATATATGAATGCTGAGAAACTGTATCTAGAAGTGATCTGGATCCAATAAAAAGGAAGCTGTTAATTTAAGGTGGTTAAAGCTGAATTACAGAGCACACAGGGATGGTTATCTGTGTTTTACATCCATACAGCATGCTCAGAACCAATTTCTTTACACTagaattttgatttgtttttttattttttatgttattcctcaggaaaaattttcaattaacaCTACATGTCTACACATGATGAGTCTATCATGTCTTCTGATATTTAAGATTTAAGTTCTGTTTCTTTAATCTGACAATGCATGTGTATTTTGCTCTGTAGGTGATTAATGTTTCTTCACCAAATACCCCAGGATTGCGTATGCTTCAGGGAAGAAAGCAATTGGAGGACCTTGTGAAGAAGGTATAGCTGTCATGGCATgactttctctttctttatatgATTAACACAACATGTGACCAGAAGCTAGATCTTGTAATTTTGTCAAGGTTCAAGCTGCTCGTGATGAAATGCAATGGGGAGAGGAGGGCCCACCCCCTTTGCTTGTGAAAATCGCTCCAGACCTGTCTAAAGAAGACCTTGAAGATATTGCTGCAGTATGTATCTGTGCAAGATTTAAAATAGCCCCTCTATTTCCTATTATGATGTTCTCATAGTTCGTTCCTTATTGTTATAGGTTGCCCTTGCTCTTTGCTTGGATGGATTGGTATCTTCTCTCCCCTCCCTGTAACAAAGTTTTGCTCTTTTTCCCAAATGTCTCTCTCTTGCCTCTTTTTCCtaaatgtctctctctcttgcctGTTACTTCTGCTTGACTAGACTTTGATGGTATCTTTAGGAGTCCCAACTTTGTGAAGCAACATAGGAGTTCCATAGATGATATTGTGAGTTGTAACTACGTTGCAATTAGATCAAACCATCCACCTTAATTTGATCAGCATCAAAATTCTAGTCTGCCATGATTTTGTACAAACTTCATCCATTTGTTGGAAACATCACCCCCTCCCCCACTTTTCATTTGTCAGAAAAAGGTACTGAAATCCCTCATTCCATAATGGAAATGTTACCTTTAAGGTGTTCTTATTAGTAATAATGTATCTTctttagtgattttttatttggctGGGATTTCAATGCGGTTTATGAGCTGATGATTCTAGGATCCACCAttgcttcaattttttatgttaGTATTGCAGGGTGAAAACTACCCTATAATGCTTCCAATATATATTGTTTCTTTGATattattattgggttttttaaaatttttttttttttttttgttttatcatttttcttttggttcagATAATATCAAATACAACTGTTTCAAGACCAGATCCTGTGAGTAAAAACCCAGTGGCTAGGGAAGTTGGTGGCTTAAGTGGGAAGCCTCTCTTCAATCTCTCTACAAACATATTGAAGGAAATGTACGTTCTAACAAAGGTATGTTGGCTACTTCAGTAATTCATGTTACTTGTTTTTCATTAATCTTTCCTACCATAATAGGATTACATAGATAAACACAAAGCGTAccctgtttgtttgtttgtgtctCTGTTTGTCTCTCTAATGTTCACCACAAGTACATAAACACTGAAGATTGATAATAGCTACTCGGGTCCTCCTGGACTCTAACAAATAAGCCTAAAGAATTAATTGCAAGTGCACTGTTGAAAAATATCCTAAACTATATTGCATTCCTTGACATGGATATGGATCTATGTGTTTGAAATTTGCTGTTGGACGTGTCAGACTGTGTTAAAGAAGGGGATTCATCCATGGTTCTACAAGACACTTTACAACAATGTTCGCCTATTACTAGGATTTTTCAGAAAGTTTCTTCCCCCTTCCCTTGGGCCAAAATTCacttataaagaaaaaaaggatttttcAGAAAGCGTGAAATATTGATGTTGGTGATTTTATACTATGAGTTTGCTGTCCCATAATTTTCCACGGGGCCATCAGAAGAAAGTTGAAAAGTAGGATGTTTTAGCCTTTGCCTGTGTTATATGAACATAGAATGAGATGAATATGACATTGAGATACACACCGATATACAAGTTCCTGTGTTCATGTATCTTAGTTCATCATGGTTCGTGCTGAATTTCTTATGTTATTCTCCTTTAGGAGCAGCAGATTcatatttatagaatttttaGTTGTTTCCATGAAGCATTGGGACtaaggttttgttgttgttgttgtttcataAAGCATTGGACACTTTTTTTGGATACTGGTCCTTCTTGTGGATACTGTTCCTTCTATATTTGAGTCTGGATTCctcccccccccaaaaaaaaccccCTTCATTGTGGTTCTTCATGTTTGTGCTGTCATACATGAGAGCTTGACATTCTGTTTATTTGTCTGTATCAGGGAAAGATCCCTTTAATAGGCTGTGGGGGTGTTAGCAGGTAAAAGCAGAACGCCCATTCAACATTTTTATCATGATACTCATCTGTTGTCATTGACTTTTAGAACCTTATAGCATACATTTGATTCAGTGGTGGGGATGCATACCAAAAAATTCGAGCTGGTGCAACTCTTGTTCAGCTTTATACAGCATTTGGTTATGGGGGACCAGCTCTTATTCCTCAGATCAAGGTATTTTTTTGTTATGCCTTTATGATATTTTGGAGCTTATGGAGAAACTGAAAggattaaataaaatatgtggaTGTACCAAGATGGTgcattaaagataaaaaaaagattgtttGAGGAAGATagagtgggggggggggggggggggaagagagAAGATTATTTTAATCTCCCTGCATGGGTTCATGTTTAAATGTGTCTAGCGATAGGGCTTGGGGAAACCCCAAAGGGTTACTTTTATGGGAGCAAAAAAGGAGGAAATGAAAAATATGTTATGAAAAGTATACCAGATCAATAAGAAATTCAGTATTGGTGAGAATAGCTGGAaaacttttttccttaataGGAGACGCCCAAAATATacattttgttttgcattttataCTCACTGTTTCTAGGTAATTTTTGTGATTAAGTGAtttttaatacaattattaTTGAAATGATAATACATTTGACTAAAGATTAGAAATTTAGGCTTTCTTTTGGGATTTTGTTCTGAACTCTTTGGTctaaaatttatgtatttaatgGAGTTAGAATATAGTTTTCCCATCTGTAGATGTAAACCTGTTGAACAATATGGGTAGGATTTGGATATAAATTTGTGGATCTTTTTCTGGTAGCTCTACTCAACTTAGTTTTGGGGCCCTGTTGGAGATCGTTTGAATTGTATAATCTtgttcttttttcattttacccCAATAACTTAGTTTGGTTAATTTTGTCCAATCAGAAGTGTtacgtggttttttttttttttttgtaaattaattgataaattttggTAGAAGGAAAATTTTGAGACTACATTACATGTACAAAAGGTTCACCTTAAGAATATATGCAAAATTCAGTTGATCTATGAAATCTAAAAGATAAGAAAACTAGATGCACTCCAAAGCAACCATCAACTCATACGAAGTTCTCAAAAATTAAGACTTTACGTTGTGTTGTGGAAACTTCAACAATATTATGATTATTCCTAAGCTAGAGATGCTTTAGTCGGTTCCTTGTTGGGGAGATAGAGTCGCTGGAAATAGAGGAGTTGGGATGTAAGCTTTGTGAAAGACTTTAATGATTGGGAGGTAGAGTTGGTAATCTAATCTTTATTCTATCATCCCTCATTGGGAGGGTGGTGACATATTGATATGAAGATTAAAAGGGAACAAAGATTTTGATGTTTGCTCCTTTTATGATGCGTGAAGGGGTACTTGTGTTATGATTTTCCATTGGAAGAGTATTTGGTGTGTCAAGGCCCCAAGGATTGTCTCTTTCTTTGTATGGATGACAGCATGGGGAAGATCCTCACTTGCGATAATCTCTTCAGAAGTACACATTATTAGGGTGGCATTGTATGTGCCACCATAGTGGGGAGACGGTGGAGCATCTTTTATTACTCTATAGTATTGCGTTTGAGTTGtgatcttcaattttttcagattttggGTTTCAGTGGGTGCTACTGAAAAAGGTCACTGACCCTttgtttggttggtggaattggatAGGCAAGCATTCTTtggatatttggaatttggtccCGTTATGATTGATGTAATATTGTGGGATTGAGGTCACTGACCTTTGTTTGATGGAATGAGGTTCtaacatgaaattttttgtgggaATTACTCATTGAAATAGTTATGTTAAAACTTGTTCTCAATTGCAGTAAACAAAGATCATTCACTACACTCTTGTTTAGGACTCTTGTTTAGGACCTTTGGGTTCATGGAATATCAAATTTGTACAAATTGATTCTATATATGCTCGGATCGTTTGTGTAGGGCTGAATGATAACGATAAGTTTGATTTATTCTCATTTTACGAGTATCTAAAAGGTTACAATGATATGTGCTTTTCTTGGAAGAGTTTTTAGTGTAACAAGGCTCAAAAGAATGTTGCTTTCCATTTTTTGGGTAGCAGCatggggaaattttttttggcaggGAACAATCTTATTAAAAGAGGTTTTATTTGTGggtagtagattttttttttcctcttctatTTTAAGCTAATGTGTTTTGAGGATTCGCAAAaatcttttttcccctttttcttaTCTAATGTTGTGACTTTTATTTCTTAGGCTGAACTGGCCGAATGCTTAGAAAGGGATGGTTTTAAGTCTATCACTGAAGCAGTTGGTGTAGATTGCAGATAACCATACAAGATTCAAGGGCCACAACTATGAACGTATTCTGGAGTTGTATTCATGTTATTTATAGAGCATTATTCTGACATTAAATGGTTGGTtatcctttttcatttttcctctcCTTCCAGGGGGGTGGGGGTTATTGGCT
It encodes:
- the LOC142623738 gene encoding dihydroorotate dehydrogenase (quinone), mitochondrial-like isoform X1, whose translation is MALRVSRKIYREILNKRVFSTPLLTARHCSSSAQTAPNIPHSAKKGRILTGATIGLVVAGGAYVSTVDEATFCGLLFSATKLLNPFFALLDPEVAHRLAVSAAARGWIPREKRPDPSNIGLEVWGRKFSNPIGLAAGFDKNAEAFDGLLGLGFGFVEVGSVTPVPQEGNPKPRIFRLPEGAIINRCGFNGEGIVAVAKRLGAQHAKRKLDETSRNSSSPTDEAKHRGKAGPGILGVNLGKNKTSEDAAADYVQGVHTLSQYADYLVINVSSPNTPGLRMLQGRKQLEDLVKKVQAARDEMQWGEEGPPPLLVKIAPDLSKEDLEDIAAVALALCLDGLIISNTTVSRPDPVSKNPVAREVGGLSGKPLFNLSTNILKEMYVLTKGKIPLIGCGGVSSGGDAYQKIRAGATLVQLYTAFGYGGPALIPQIKAELAECLERDGFKSITEAVGVDCR
- the LOC142623738 gene encoding dihydroorotate dehydrogenase (quinone), mitochondrial-like isoform X2; protein product: MALRVSRKIYREILNKRVFSTPLLTARHCSSSAQTAPNIPHSAKKGRILTGATIGLVVAGGAYVSTVDEATFCGLLFSATKLLNPFFALLDPEVAHRLAVSAAARGWIPREKRPDPSNIGLEVWGRKFSNPIGLAAGFDKNAEAFDGLLGLGFGFVEVGSVTPVPQEGNPKPRIFRLPEGAIINRCGFNGEGIVAVAKRLGAQHAKRKLDETSRNSSSPTDEAKHRGKAGPGILGVNLGKNKTSEDAAADYVQGVHTLSQYADYLVINVSSPNTPGLRMLQGRKQLEDLVKKVQAARDEMQWGEEGPPPLLVKIAPDLSKEDLEDIAAVALALCLDGLIISNTTVSRPDPVSKNPVAREVGGLSGKPLFNLSTNILKEMYVLTKGKIPLIGCGGVSSIHLIQWWGCIPKNSSWCNSCSALYSIWLWGTSSYSSDQG
- the LOC142623738 gene encoding dihydroorotate dehydrogenase (quinone), mitochondrial-like isoform X3; the protein is MKQLSDPEVAHRLAVSAAARGWIPREKRPDPSNIGLEVWGRKFSNPIGLAAGFDKNAEAFDGLLGLGFGFVEVGSVTPVPQEGNPKPRIFRLPEGAIINRCGFNGEGIVAVAKRLGAQHAKRKLDETSRNSSSPTDEAKHRGKAGPGILGVNLGKNKTSEDAAADYVQGVHTLSQYADYLVINVSSPNTPGLRMLQGRKQLEDLVKKVQAARDEMQWGEEGPPPLLVKIAPDLSKEDLEDIAAVALALCLDGLIISNTTVSRPDPVSKNPVAREVGGLSGKPLFNLSTNILKEMYVLTKGKIPLIGCGGVSSGGDAYQKIRAGATLVQLYTAFGYGGPALIPQIKAELAECLERDGFKSITEAVGVDCR